The Flaviramulus sp. BrNp1-15 genome includes the window TTAAGTGAGCAAGGTATTTATCAAGCACCAAAACCATTTAAAAGTATTTCAGCTGAAAATGCAGCTTTAGCATCATTAAAAATAGAAATTGATGATATTATAAGCTCGCAGGAAGTAAAGATTTCTCAACTAGAAAACTTATATAATGAAAGGCTTAAAAATGTGCCCAATAAGAACGATGAAGTAAATACCTATTACTTAAAGGCCATACAAGATTTAAAATCTGAGCAATTACAAGCTATTCGAGTTAAGGAAAATTTAGTTTCAAGATTGGATGATATAAAAGTAGCTACAGAATTTGAAAGAAATCGTAGAATAAAACGTGCAGCTTATGATAATGAGGAAGTTAGATATAATAAAGATAGAGCCGCTTTAAATACAATAAAACTGAATACTGCTGTTAGTTCTGTACCATTAGTAGAAGAGGATTTAGATTTTGGAGAAGAACGAGGTAATAATATTGAGATAGTAAAAGATATTAAGAATATAGAAAATGGTTATTATTTAGTTTTAGCTGTACATAGCGATGCGTCAAAAAGAGATGAATTTTTAACTCAGGTTGTTGCTTCAGGAAGAAGTGATATTGATTTCTTCTTTGATGTTAGTACCAATAAATATTATATCTATTATCAAAAATTTGATGATGTTGGAAGAGCCAGAAGTGCTATAGAATCAAAAGGTAATGAAGCTTATAATAGTAAAATATCATTGGTTAAAATAGAAAATTAATAAATCATATTTCAAAGTGTTTTTCTAACTTCATAGTATTCATAAAAAGTATTTATTAGATTCCTTACTCTATCAATTTTCAATAACTGTAATTGTATAGAAATTTCATATAAAATTCAAAATGTACGAAAAATACTATTTTTTTGTTTATTTTATCAGATTTAATGTTGTATTTCATCGATAAAAAGCTTAAAAATTAGCTTCTCACTATTTTTGTTAGAAAAAAATTACGATATTTAGACCGTTTAAGAACATTTAAATTAGACAAAACAATTTGCTTGTAATTTAAATATTACAAATTTAGAATATAACTAACGAATAATAGTTCTTTTTGAAGTCCCCCAAGTAGAAAAGAAAGGCTAAATATAATCGACCATGAAAAAAACTACTTATTTGAATAACCTACTTATTCTTTTTACATTGTTATTTTGCTTTAGTAGTATGGGGCAAAATCTTGTGCCTTTTTCTCCTAGATATGATCAAGCAATTAAAGGAGATATACTTCTTATAGGAAATAGTAATGTAGGTTTACATCCAACAGATCCATATAATGGTAATGATACTAACGATAGAATTGATGCAGCTGTTTATGTAGATGTAGATGGTGACTCTACAACATTTAACTCTAGTACAGCAGATTTAGATGTACCAAATGATGTTAATTGTTATCAAATAGTTTATGCAGGCTTGTATTGGAGTGCAGTTGTTAATGGTAACGAACCAATTTCTGATATTAAATTTAGAGTACCAGGAGGTTCTTATGTTGATATAACGGGTACAGAAGTATATTATCAAAACGCATCAAATAATAACAATTCTAACACTTATGTTTATTATCATGATGTAACAGATATGGTTACTGCATTGGCAGATCCAGAGGGAACTTATGGTGTAGCTAATATTTCATCACTTATAGGTCCAAAGCCAAATTCTGAAGGGCTTTCGGCTGGTTGGTCACTTTTTGTGGTTTATGAAGATCCACTTTTACCAAGTAAATACATAACTTCTTTTGATGGGTTTACAAGAATTACAAGTACTGTTAGTGAAACCTTTCCAATTTCAGGTTTTAGAACTATACCCACTGGACCAGTAAGAGCAAATTTTGCTTTTAGCACCATTGAAGGGGATAGAAGATATACAGGAGACTACTTACGTTTAAATGGAACAACCATTGATGCTACCAATAACGCTGGTACTGTAATTAGACCGGGTAATAATTTCTTTAATAGTACAGTTTCCTATATAGACCCAGCTACCAATACACCAGAACTTTTTACTACAAGAAACCCTGGTGGTTCTAACACACTTGGTTTTGATGCTGGTATTATACCAATTCCAAATCCAGGTAACACATTAATTGCCAATGGAGCAACATCGGCAACTATCAGTTTAGGAAGTACGTTAGATATTTATTACTATTATTTTAGTGCTTTTGCTATTGAAATTATAGCACCTAATATTGTACTTACTAAAATTGTAGAAGACGAATTTGGTAATGACATTGGCGGACAATTAGTAGATCTTGGAGATGAATTATATTATACAATAGGTTTCCAAAATACAGGAAATGATGATGCCACAAATCTTACTATACGAGACATTCTTCCTATAAATATTGTGTTTAATTATCCCACAGATTTGGGTGTTTTACCACCTGGAGTAACGGTTCAAAGTTATGATCCATCAACAAGAGAAATTGTTTTTAGTATAGATGAATCTGTTGTAGAACAGAATGATCCTGTTACAGAAATTCGTTTTATGGTAACTGTGGTTGCATCGTGTAGTTTATTAAATGATGCATGCTCAAATGTAATTAATAACCAAGCATATTCGACTTATCAAGGAACAATTAATCCAGATTTCACAATATCAGACGATCCAAGTTTTGCTACAAACACAGGTTGTTTGTTAACTCCAGGAGCTACAAACTTTTTAGCAGACTTAAATTGTGATTTTAGAGAAGAAGTAATTCTTTGTGGTGCTAGTGTTACCTTAACAGCAGGTAATGGTTACGATGCTTATTCATGGTCTACAAGTCCATCAGGAACACCAGTAATAGGAACTACACAATCTATTACGGTTACTGAAACGGGAACATATTATGTTCATAATACCGCAATAGCTCCATGTCAATCCATAGATCAGGTTTTTGAGGTTATTACGTTTGGTGCAGGTGTTACAAATCCTGTTATTCCATTTGCAGATGAAGTTGTTACGTGCCCTAATGATGGAAAACTATTACCAAACTTTTATTTATGTGGTGCTAATGATTCAAGATTGATTCAAACAGGAATTACCGATACCACGTCTATAATATGGGAACAATTAGATGAAACTAGCTGTACAGCAGTGGCTAATCAGGATTGTGCTAATGAAGATTCGGCATGTACTTGGAATCAAGTGGCTACAGGTCCAGATTTCAATATAGATACAGCAGGACAATATAGATTAACCTTAAACTATGATGGGGGTTGTTTTAATCAATTCTATTTCAATGTTTATACCAATTTACTAATTCCTACGGTTACATCTAGAGATATTTATTGTACAACATCAGGTGAAATTACTGTAGGTGGGGTACCAAGTGGTTATGAATATAGTATTGATGGTACAAACTATCAAACAAGTAATGTGTTTTCTGTTACTACTGCTGGACTTTATAATGTTTATGTGAGACAAATTGGTGTTTCGCCAAACCCTTGTATTTTTTCAGTACCAGATGTACAAATAAGAGATAGAGATTTTACAGTATCAACTGTAATTACCCAACCGTTATGTTATGGAGAATTAGGTAGTGTGGTATTAGCTGCAAATGATGTTCGTCCGCAATATTTCTTTTCAATTTATGATGGCGCCACACTTGTAAATAGTGTTGGACCTATAACTGAAAATGATTATACTTTTGATAATTTAAATCCAGGGATTTATACTGTAAATGTTTCAACGGAAGATGGCTGTACTTATACAGAAGATATTGAAATTATAAACCCACCATTATTAGAAGCTACTGCAGCGCTTACACAGCCTTTAACTTGTACTGATGGTGAAATTACTGTTTATCCAGTTGGAGGTACACCACCATATTCGTATTTTGTAAATAGTGCAACTGTATTTCAAGGAACCCCAATAATTAATGTTCCAACAGCAGGTATTTATAATATTACAGTAGTAGACTTTAATAACTGTTCGGTTGATGTATCAATAACTGTTGATGTAACTCCTGCACCAGATTTCACAGTATCACAAACCGATATTTTATGTGCTGATGAAGTGAATTCGGGTTCCATAGAAATTAATGTAACAAACCCTAACGGAAATACTTTAGAATATAGTATTGATAATGGAGTAACATTTTTTAGTTCTCCTATTTTTACGGGTTTAACAGCTGGTGATTATGATGTTGTAGTTCAATATACAATGGGACCAGATGTTTGTGTAACTACTCCTCAAACTATAACTATTACAGCTGCAACAGCAATTAATGGAACAGCTGATTTAACAGCACCTTATACATGTACTACTAATGGAGAAATTACAGTTTCTGGTGTTTCAGGAGGAACTGCGCCTTATGAATATAGTTTAGATGGAACAACATTTCAAACAGGAACTACGTTTTCTGGTTTAACTAATGGAACTTATACAGTAAGAGTTAGAGATGCGAATAACTGTACAGTTATGTTATCATCTATAAATATAGATTCTTTAAATCCACCAACAGATTTAGATTTTAGTAATCCACCATTAAGCTGTCCAACAGTAACTACTGATGTTACATTAACTTCTACTGGAGGAACAACACCTTTAGAATATAGAATTATACTACCAGCAGCTTCTGCAACAGGTTACCAAACATCAAATGTGTTTTCTGGGTTAGCTCCTGATACTTATACATTTGAGGTTAGAGATGCTAACGATTGTATTTATACAGAGTCTTATACCATTTCACCATTGCCACCAGTAACTGTAAATATGGTAATAACTAAAGGTTTAGACTGTACAGCGTCACCAGACGGAATTATTACGGGAACAATATTAAGTGGTGTGGCACCATTTTCATATCAAGTATCATTTAATGGAGGCGGTTATGGTGCAACAAATTCTGTAACAGGTTCATCATTTTCACATACAGCTCCAACTGATGGAACGTATCAATTTTTAATTACAGATGCTAATGGTTGTACTGCAGAATCTTCAGTGCAAACTATTAATGTTATTTCATTACCAGAAATAATTTCAGTTGTACAAACTCAATTTATTTTATGTAGTGGAGATAATAATGCTGCAATTGATATAACAATAAATAATACAGTAGGTACACCTGCATTTGTAATAAACGTATTCAATAATACAACAGGAACAGACTATGGTACTCAAACTTCAGGCTTAACCGCAGGAGATTATACCATTACGTTAACAGATTCTAATTCTTGTACTGATACAGAAAATATTACTATTCTAGAGCCAAATCCTATAAATATAACACATAGTACTGTTCCAATAACCTGTAGTGCAAGTGGTGTTTCATTTGGATCTGTTATAGTAAATGGTGTAACAGGAGGAACGGCACCTTATAATTATTATGTTACTGGAACTAATGGATATTCTGCTTCAGAATTAAATGCTTCAGGAACAACTTCTACGACGTTTGATGTAGTTGATTTTGGACTATATCAAATTAATGTAGTTGATTCTAATGGGTGTTCTGTATTAGTTCAAGATGTTTTAGTGGCATCACCACCAAATGATTTAGATATTTCTATTAATACTATTGCAGATTGTATAACAGGAGGAGAGGCAATTGTAGATATAGGAACAACATTAGTAGGAATAGGTCCTTTTTACTTTGATATTTACAGAGGATTTGTTCCACCAGCTCCACC containing:
- a CDS encoding T9SS type B sorting domain-containing protein, which codes for MKKTTYLNNLLILFTLLFCFSSMGQNLVPFSPRYDQAIKGDILLIGNSNVGLHPTDPYNGNDTNDRIDAAVYVDVDGDSTTFNSSTADLDVPNDVNCYQIVYAGLYWSAVVNGNEPISDIKFRVPGGSYVDITGTEVYYQNASNNNNSNTYVYYHDVTDMVTALADPEGTYGVANISSLIGPKPNSEGLSAGWSLFVVYEDPLLPSKYITSFDGFTRITSTVSETFPISGFRTIPTGPVRANFAFSTIEGDRRYTGDYLRLNGTTIDATNNAGTVIRPGNNFFNSTVSYIDPATNTPELFTTRNPGGSNTLGFDAGIIPIPNPGNTLIANGATSATISLGSTLDIYYYYFSAFAIEIIAPNIVLTKIVEDEFGNDIGGQLVDLGDELYYTIGFQNTGNDDATNLTIRDILPINIVFNYPTDLGVLPPGVTVQSYDPSTREIVFSIDESVVEQNDPVTEIRFMVTVVASCSLLNDACSNVINNQAYSTYQGTINPDFTISDDPSFATNTGCLLTPGATNFLADLNCDFREEVILCGASVTLTAGNGYDAYSWSTSPSGTPVIGTTQSITVTETGTYYVHNTAIAPCQSIDQVFEVITFGAGVTNPVIPFADEVVTCPNDGKLLPNFYLCGANDSRLIQTGITDTTSIIWEQLDETSCTAVANQDCANEDSACTWNQVATGPDFNIDTAGQYRLTLNYDGGCFNQFYFNVYTNLLIPTVTSRDIYCTTSGEITVGGVPSGYEYSIDGTNYQTSNVFSVTTAGLYNVYVRQIGVSPNPCIFSVPDVQIRDRDFTVSTVITQPLCYGELGSVVLAANDVRPQYFFSIYDGATLVNSVGPITENDYTFDNLNPGIYTVNVSTEDGCTYTEDIEIINPPLLEATAALTQPLTCTDGEITVYPVGGTPPYSYFVNSATVFQGTPIINVPTAGIYNITVVDFNNCSVDVSITVDVTPAPDFTVSQTDILCADEVNSGSIEINVTNPNGNTLEYSIDNGVTFFSSPIFTGLTAGDYDVVVQYTMGPDVCVTTPQTITITAATAINGTADLTAPYTCTTNGEITVSGVSGGTAPYEYSLDGTTFQTGTTFSGLTNGTYTVRVRDANNCTVMLSSINIDSLNPPTDLDFSNPPLSCPTVTTDVTLTSTGGTTPLEYRIILPAASATGYQTSNVFSGLAPDTYTFEVRDANDCIYTESYTISPLPPVTVNMVITKGLDCTASPDGIITGTILSGVAPFSYQVSFNGGGYGATNSVTGSSFSHTAPTDGTYQFLITDANGCTAESSVQTINVISLPEIISVVQTQFILCSGDNNAAIDITINNTVGTPAFVINVFNNTTGTDYGTQTSGLTAGDYTITLTDSNSCTDTENITILEPNPINITHSTVPITCSASGVSFGSVIVNGVTGGTAPYNYYVTGTNGYSASELNASGTTSTTFDVVDFGLYQINVVDSNGCSVLVQDVLVASPPNDLDISINTIADCITGGEAIVDIGTTLVGIGPFYFDIYRGFVPPAPPGGTWVAEDSPGSQSATFTGLLPGVTYTFIVYDDSTGCSYYETATTPVPTSSTLTADALTSNNITCTGSADGNVSFTINSIYGVATNVDYEIYDSLSLVSAGVSGSGIVPAGGSLPINNLGALPFGNYFVLITETSGPNAGCSVITVPFNITESAFELDINATVDQNANCNPNSGVISAIASDGTAPYLYQITTSAIPPLASDPSWASANVFNMDAGSYYVHVIDAYGCIRTTPVLVLSQDPEPVIDALVNNQCTVTEGNFEIDVTLTSAGIAPYSYSIDGGAFQTRTAPFTLSNLSSGTHTVEIQDANGCGNLVTVNIEAPLELIPEVTTLPSCNDDDGEITITGSGGSGSFMYSISPNPASISLSGNVFSGVPSGTYTVTISDMTTICSEDVTIFVPAAIPPTVTVGSPTVVTCFGDNNGAFELNVNGYTGAYTYEVFDSSSTSVFGIVSANTSTNPILISGLLADSYTVVINETAYPFCSATSGVVIVESPPSTLLVNATETSNVSCDNNSGTITAIAEGGWGTYEYELTGAATVAYSSSGTFTNLSAGNYTINVRDAQGCIASDDVILSIPTPIDATVTATPTLLSCFGDTNASITVSAVTGGEGGNYSYTLHMVSPIVSSSGPQTSPIFTDLGSGTYNIVVTDGYNCSFNSPNVVITEPTEIQASLVKATSQTCLTDSELTLSATGGTGAYEYSESDTFLSILGTFSSSITFSVTPGNYQYYVRDANGCIASVSNEITIDPLPTLDIDLDVTNATINCAGDNTGVIVATAQGGLGSYVYTLEDTLGNPITPVTQDSPGVFTNLSVGNYQVRVDSGDCLTTTAQIPITEPSLPLTANFVASNVTCPGVNNGMLEITASGGTGIIKYAISPRMDQFFETSTFENLSAGNYQAIAQDELGCFVLFDFVIEDPIPVVLTIVPNSIIPEACSGDLDGEFSIEISGGEMPYRVALDDIDGTYTVGTATQTQFDFTGLAGGDHIVYVLDALDCPTEWNITFPTSVLIEAELDIEYCTNSVDATSNMVTVTVDDNTVDLADLDYSLDGGAFQASNVFTDILAGDHFITVRHTNACEVVLDFEIEQFDPLALVLEDGEINQIIAVTDGGSGDYEYTLNGENYGSENTFVIYESGDYTVEVTDSNGCIVSATRYFEYIDVCIPNYFTPNGDGTLDEWGPGCTNQYSELTFDIFDRYGRKIVTLRVGEKWNGMYNGKELPTGDYWYVVKLNDRNDNRDFVGHFTLYR